In Carya illinoinensis cultivar Pawnee chromosome 16, C.illinoinensisPawnee_v1, whole genome shotgun sequence, a single window of DNA contains:
- the LOC122299346 gene encoding serine/threonine-protein phosphatase 2A 65 kDa regulatory subunit A beta isoform — translation MAMIDEPLYPIAVLIDELKNEDIQLRLNSIRRLSTIARALGDERTRKELIPFLSENNDDDDEVLLAMAEELGVFIPYVGGVDFANVLLPPLETLCTVEETCVRDKAVESLCRIGAQMKEQDLVEYFIPLVKRLAAGEWFTARVSSCGLFHIAYPSAPETLKTELRTIYSQLCQDDMPMVRRSAATNLGKFAATVEAAYLKTDIMSIFEDLTQDDQDSVRLLAVEGCAALGKLLEPQDCVAHILPVIVNFSQDKSWRVRYMVANQLYELCEAVGPEPTRSDLVPAYVRLLRDNEAEVRIAAAGKVTKFCRILSPELAIQHILPCVKELSTDSSQHVRSALASVIMGMAPVLGKDATIEQLLPIFLSLLKDEFPDVRLNIISKLDQVNQVIGIDLLSQSLLPAIVELAEDRHWRVRLAIIEYIPLLASQLGVGFFDDKLGALCMQWLKDKVYSIRDAAANNVKRLAEEFGPEWAMQHIIPQVLDMINNPHYLYRMTILHAISLLAPVMGPEITCSKLLPVVINASKDRVPNIKFNVAKVLQSLIPIVDQSVVEKTIRPCLVELSEDPDVDVRFFATQALQSSDQVMMST, via the exons ATGGCCATGATTGATGAGCCTCTCTATCCAATTGCCGTCCTAATCGACGAGCTCAAAAATGAAGATATTCAGCTCCGATTAAACTCGATCCGCCGGCTCTCCACAATCGCTCGCGCCCTTGGGGACGAGAGGACCAGGAAGGAGCTGATTCCTTTTCTCAGCGAGAACAACGATGACGATGATGAAGTGCTTCTTGCAATGGCCGAGGAATTGGGGGTGTTCATTCCCTATGTTGGAGGTGTTGATTTTGCGAATGTGCTGCTTCCACCATTAGAAACTCTCTGCACAGTTGAAGAAACGTGTGTGAGGGACAAAGCAGTGGAGTCCTTGTGTAGAATTGGGGCGCAAATGAAAGAACAGGACTTGGTTGAGTACTTCATTCCCCTGGTTAAG AGACTGGCTGCTGGTGAGTGGTTTACTGCTCGAGTCTCCTCATGTGGCTTGTTCCATATTGCTTATCCAAGTGCCCCAGAGACATTAAAGACTGAGCTACGAACAATTTACAGTCAGCTTTGTCAAGATGACATGCCTATGGTTAGGAGATCTGCTGCAACAAACCTGGGAAAATTTGCTGCTACTGTTGAAGCTGCATATTTGAAAACTGACATTATGTCGATATTTGAGGATCTGACTCAAGATG ATCAAGATTCTGTTCGGTTACTGGCTGTTGAAGGTTGTGCAGCACTTGGAAAATTGTTGGAACCTCAAGATTGTGTGGCACATATTCTCCCTGTCATAGTTAATTTCTCACAG GATAAATCTTGGCGTGTCCGTTATATGGTAGCAAATCAATTATATGAACTATGTGAAGCCGTAGGTCCTGAACCTACCAG GTCGGACCTGGTACCTGCATATGTTCGGCTACTTCGTGATAATGAGGCTGAAGTACGCATAGCTGCTGCCGGAAAAGTTACTAAGTTCTGCCGGATATTGAGTCCAGAACTCGCAATTCAGCATATCCTTCCCTGTGTGAAG GAACTGTCAACAGACTCGTCTCAGCATGTTCGTTCTGCATTGGCTTCTGTTATAATGGGAATGGCACCAGTTTTAGGAAAG GATGCTACAATTGAGCAACTGCTTCctatttttctttcccttttaaaGGACGAGTTTCCCGATGTCCGGCTGAATATTATCAGCAAGCTTGATCAAGTTAACCAG GTCATCGGAATTGATCTACTGTCACAGTCTCTCTTGCCAGCAATTGTTGAGCTTGCTGAGGATAGACACTGGAGGGTTCGGCTTgcaataatagaatatataccTTTGTTGGCAAGTCAATTGGGTGTAGGTTTTTTTGATGACAAGCTCGGTGCTCTTTGCATGCAATGGTTAAAAGATAAG GTTTACTCAATTCGTGATGCAGCTGCAAATAATGTGAAACGCCTCGCAGAAGAATTTGGCCCAGAGTGGGCAATGCAGCACATAATTCCACAG GTCTTGGACATGATTAACAACCCCCACTATCTGTATCGGATGACCATTCTACATGCAATTTCTCTACTTGCTCCTGTTATGGGCCCAGAAATTACTTGTTCCAAACTTCTGCCCGTGGTCATCAATGCATCAAAAGACAG GGTTCCTAACATCAAGTTCAATGTGGCTAAAGTGTTGCAGTCACTTATTCCCATAGTTGATCAGTCT GTGGTGGAGAAAACAATTCGTCCATGTCTGGTTGAACTGAGTGAGGATCCAGATGTTGATGTCAGGTTCTTTGCTACCCAAGCACTACAGTCAAGTGATCAAGTCATGATGTCTACTTAG
- the LOC122299456 gene encoding pentatricopeptide repeat-containing protein At5g47360 translates to MAISSISKVLSFPLLLKTAKFSTVKSSAASSAEKFYTHLQINGTQNIEKTLATVNGKLDAKCVSEVLHRCHPNQFQMGLRFFIWVGIQPNYRHSPFMYRKACELFDLNRNPRVVADVIEDYRVRGCVVSAKVFKVVLNLYREARLADEALWVMKKMKDFGLRADTTVYNVVIRLFCEKGDMDKAEELMNEMGLNDLYPDMITCVAMIRGFCRVGRLEDACGLVETMRGQGCLPNAVMYSALLHGVCKWGSLERALELLDKMEKIGGECSPNVVTYTSVIQSLCDKSQTIEALKILDRMEAFGCPPNRITVSSLIKGLCVEGRVEEAYKVIDKVVAGGSVSYGDCYSSLILSLVKLKKMEDAEKLFRKMLASGVKPDSLACSILIKELCLEGRMLDGFQLCDEIEKMKVLSSVDSDLYSILLVGLCQQSHLVEAARLAQLMLKKGIRLKASYTESIVEHLKQFEDKELVKHLSEIGK, encoded by the coding sequence ATGGCAATTTCTTCAATCTCTAAAGTCCTCTCGTTCCCGCTTCTCCTCAAAACCGCAAAATTCTCAACAGTAAAATCCTCTGCTGCTTCCTCTGCAGAAAAATTCTACACTCACCTGCAGATAAATGGTACCCAAAACATAGAGAAAACCCTGGCCACAGTTAATGGCAAATTGGACGCCAAATGCGTCTCTGAGGTCTTACATAGATGTCACCCAAACCAATTCCAAATGGGTCTTAGATTTTTCATTTGGGTTGGCATTCAACCCAATTATAGGCACAGTCCATTTATGTACAGAAAAGCTTGTGAATTGTTCGACCTTAATCGAAACCCTCGCGTCGTTGCTGATGTTATTGAGGATTATAGGGTTCGGGGCTGTGTGGTTAGTGCTAAGGTATTTAAGGTGGTTTTGAACTTGTATAGGGAAGCTAGGCTGGCTGATGAGGCTTTGTGGgtgatgaaaaaaatgaaggacTTTGGTTTGCGGGCTGATACTACGGTCTACAATGTGGTTATAAGGTTGTTTTGTGAAAAGGGTGATATGGATAAGGCCGAAGAGTTAATGAATGAGATGGGTTTGAATGATCTTTATCCCGATATGATCACCTGTGTTGCAATGATTAGAGGGTTTTGTAGGGTCGGtaggttagaggatgcttgtgGATTGGTTGAAACTATGAGAGGGCAAGGGTGTCTGCCTAATGCTGTGATGTATTCGGCCCTTCTTCATGGGGTTTGTAAGTGGGGGAGTTTGGAGAGGGCATTAGAATTGTTGGATAAGATGGAGAAAATAGGTGGGGAATGTAGTCCGAATGTTGTTACATATACGTCTGTGATTCAGAGTTTGTGTGATAAAAGTCAGACAATAGAGGCATTGAAGATTCTGGACAGGATGGAAGCTTTTGGGTGTCCTCCAAATCGCATTACGGTGAGTAGTTTGATAAAGGGTCTTTGTGTGGAGGGGCGTGTAGAAGAGGCTTACAAGGTGATTGATAAAGTTGTTGCAGGAGGCAGTGTTTCATATGGTGATTGCTATAGTTCTCTAATATTGTCGTTggtcaaacttaaaaaaatggagGATGCAGAGAAGCTCTTTAGAAAGATGCTTGCTAGTGGTGTCAAACCTGATAGTTTGGCATGTAGCATTTTGATAAAGGAGCTTTGTTTGGAAGGAAGGATGCTAGACGGGTTTCAGTTATGTGATGAAATTGAGAAGATGAAGGTCTTGTCATCTGTGGATTCTGATCTTTATTCTATTCTTTTAGTTGGGCTTTGTCAACAAAGCCATTTGGTGGAGGCTGCAAGGCTTGCACAGTTGATGCTCAAGAAAGGAATTAGATTGAAAGCTTCTTATACTGAAAGTATAGTTGAACACCTGAAGCAATTTGAAGACAAGGAGCTAGTTAAGCACTTGAGTGAGATTGGAAAATAA
- the LOC122299898 gene encoding non-specific lipid transfer protein GPI-anchored 10-like: protein MHVATHTQTMYFQFHLFRHLWKPLISLSKEEIMASLHSHPPLTIPTLILLPFISLLTPILSQDPSSPSPNVAECASRLLPLAPCAPFVQGTAQSPSQQCCDNLEQLYSQEPHCLCLLLNDTTLSSFPINTTLALQLPDLCSLQADISTCSGINPPPSPPGSPVSFGTNTNSTPGTSSNSTVAASPMVEVQPRPSTMGLGFGGSTSNKLKGEGDFALVAAMTAFLWTTFL from the exons ATGCATGTAGCAACTCACACTCAAACAATGTACTTCCAGTtccacctatttagacacttaTGGAAACCCCTAATATCTCTAAGCAAAGAAGAAATCATGGCTTCCCTTCACTCTCATCCTCCTCTTACCATCCCCACTCTGATTCTACTCCCTTTCATTTCCCTTCTAACCCCTATCCTTTCCCAAGACCCCAGCTCCCCGAGCCCAAACGTAGCCGAATGTGCATCGCGCCTGCTTCCATTGGCCCCATGTGCACCATTTGTACAGGGTACAGCCCAGTCACCATCACAGCAGTGTTGTGACAACCTCGAGCAACTCTACAGCCAAGAACCTCACTGCCTTTGCCTCTTGCTCAACGACACTACCTTGAGCTCTTTCCCTATCAACACCACTCTTGCTCTGCAGCTGCCTGATCTTTGCAGCCTTCAAGCTGACATTTCTACTTGTTCAG GAATAAATCCACCACCTAGTCCACCTGGTTCTCCAGTTTCTTTTGGGACAAACACCAACTCTACACCCGGGACAAGCTCCAACTCGACCGTTGCTG CTTCTCCAATGGTTGAAGTGCAACCAAGACCTAGCACAATGGGATTGGGCTTTGGCGGAAGCACCAGCAACAAATTGAAGGGAGAAGGTGATTTTGCTCTGGTGGCAGCCATGACGGCTTTTCTGTGGACAACATTTCTGTAA
- the LOC122298420 gene encoding zinc finger protein CONSTANS-LIKE 6-like translates to MITEKKAANAVGGKTARACDSCLRRRARWFCAADDAFLCQACDASVHSANQLASRHERVLLQTSSVKPKNERSRIDDDSPPTWHRGFTRKARTPRHNKLISLQQKAKKEENVLELLPVVPEIGSEVDSPDACNEEHELLYRVPIFDPFAAELCHEMENTIEDESTTMGMKNEVGTVVCDDYGQGGVSDLDDLHGILSSEMELAGFAADVENLLGKGLDDEESAADIKGLGLLGYCKEEDGNDLCIDVGEGRVKVEEEDQEMEAAIVACDQLNPLMVENIRETLDWKFDYELHQFAGDQDQEKVTPMAEKETMCGSKGSSFEEEMKRKEMFLRLNYEEVIKAWAGQGCPWTTGTRPDLNPDQYCWPDFMGEAYDQPAYGETGVVVGIDHEGREARVSRYREKRRTRLFSKKIRYQVRKLNAEKRPRMKGRFVKRTSTFLVGSTTAAAVLPHLNK, encoded by the exons ATGATCACTGAAAAGAAAGCTGCAAATGCCGTGGGAGGCAAGACGGCACGAGCTTGTGATAGCTGTTTGCGTAGGCGGGCTCGCTGGTTTTGTGCTGCCGATGATGCTTTTCTTTGTCAAGCTTGCGATGCATCGGTTCACTCCGCTAATCAATTAGCAAGCAGACACGAAAGGGTTCTGCTCCAGACTTCATCTGTGAAACCCAAAAACGAACGTTCAAGAATCGATGATGATTCTCCACCAACATGGCACCGGGGTTTCACCCGCAAGGCTCGAACCCCACGCCATAACAAGCTTATATCTCTGCAGCAAAAGGCTAAAAAGGAGGAGAATGTCTTGGAACTTCTGCCTGTCGTTCCAGAGATTGGCAGTGAAGTAGATTCCCCAGATGCCTGCAATGAAGAACATGAGCTTCTTTATCGGGTTCCTATCTTCGACCCCTTTGCTGCTGAACTTTGCCATGAAATGGAAAATACGATTGAGGATGAGAGCACCACCATGGGGATGAAGAATGAAGTGGGAACAGTGGTGTGTGATGATTATGGACAAGGCGGTGTTTCTGACTTGGATGATTTACATGGGATTCTGTCCTCAGAAATGGAGCTTGCTGGCTTTGCTGCTGATGTTGAGAACCTTTTAGGCAAAGGACTTGATGATGAGGAATCTGCTGCCGACATCAAAGGATTGGGACTTCTAGGATACTGTAAAGAGGAAGATGGAAATGATTTGTGCATCGATGTTGGAGAGGGAAGAGTGAAGGTTGAAGAGGAAGATCAAGAGATGGAAGCTGCTATCGTAGCATGTGATCAATTGAATCCATTAATGGTGGAGAACATAAGAGAAACATTAGATTGGAAATTTGATTACGAGTTGCATCAGTTTGCTGGAGATCAGGATCAGGAGAAGGTAACTCCCATGGCAGAAAAGGAAACGATGTGTGGATCAAAAGGATCATCATTTGAAGAGGAGATGAAAAGGAAGGAGATGTTTTTGAGGCTAAACTATGAGGAAGTTATTAAAGCTTGGGCTGGCCAAGGTTGTCCATGGACAACAGGAACGCGACCGGACCTCAATCCTGACCAGTACTGCTGGCCAGACTTCATG GGAGAAGCTTATGATCAGCCTGCATATGGAGAAACAGGAGTAGTAGTAGGCATTGATCATGAGGGTAGAGAAGCAAGAGTATCAAGGTACAGAGAGAAGAGAAGGACGCGCTTGTTCTCAAAGAAGATAAGGTACCAAGTACGGAAACTGAATGCGGAGAAGAGACCTAGAATGAAAGGCAGATTCGTTAAGAGGACGTCCACCTTCCTCGTGGGGAGTACTACTGCTGCTGCTGTCCTTCCTCACCTCAACAAATAA